In Candidatus Palauibacter scopulicola, one genomic interval encodes:
- a CDS encoding amidase has translation MIDRRGFIGATVAGGLGAVAAASGCAPEGGSDDPAAGAAGDAGAAAAVPPFELDEVTVDELQASMASGERTARSIAEMYLERIEALDGQGPELRSIIETNPDALAIADELDAERAAGHVRGPLHGIPVALKDNIDTHDRMTTTAGSLALEGSIPPQDSFVAARLREAGAIVAAKANLSEWAYFRGIRATSGWSARGGQCRNPYALDRNPCGSSSGSGVAASANLCALTVGTETGGSIMCPSSSNGIVGIKPTVGLWSRAGVIPISHSQDTAGPMCRTVRDAAALLGACTGVDPRDPATAASEGRAHADYTQFLDPAGLQGARIGVVRSFPGFDPRVLALFDEAIEAMRAEGAVIVDPANMDAAAWNDPLSLVLLEYEFKAGLNAYLAGLGPDAPVKSLAEVIEFNERNAEREMPHFCQERLIASESRGPLTDPEYLNAVATIQRANREDGIDRLAREHDLDAIVAPTRDLPWPTDHIKGDRLDGGSSAAPAAIAGYPDITVPMGFVRGLPAGVSFFGPAWTEPTLLRIAYAYEQATNQRRAPTFATTLG, from the coding sequence ATGATAGACCGTCGAGGCTTCATCGGAGCCACCGTTGCTGGAGGACTCGGTGCGGTGGCCGCGGCCTCGGGCTGCGCGCCTGAGGGTGGGTCCGACGACCCCGCCGCCGGCGCGGCTGGCGACGCGGGCGCCGCAGCGGCGGTGCCGCCCTTCGAACTGGACGAGGTGACGGTCGACGAGCTCCAGGCGAGCATGGCGTCGGGCGAGCGCACGGCCCGCTCGATCGCGGAGATGTACCTGGAACGCATCGAGGCGCTGGACGGCCAGGGACCGGAACTGCGCTCGATCATCGAGACGAACCCCGACGCGCTCGCGATCGCGGACGAACTCGACGCCGAGCGCGCGGCGGGGCACGTGCGCGGGCCGCTGCACGGCATCCCGGTCGCGCTGAAGGACAACATCGACACGCACGACCGGATGACGACGACGGCGGGGTCGCTCGCATTGGAGGGCTCCATCCCGCCGCAGGACTCGTTCGTGGCCGCGCGGCTGCGCGAGGCCGGGGCCATCGTCGCGGCCAAGGCGAATCTCTCGGAATGGGCCTATTTCCGAGGAATCAGGGCGACGAGCGGCTGGTCGGCGCGCGGCGGCCAGTGCCGGAACCCCTACGCGCTCGACCGGAACCCGTGCGGTTCGAGTTCGGGCTCCGGCGTCGCGGCGTCGGCGAACCTCTGCGCGCTCACGGTGGGGACGGAGACGGGCGGTTCCATCATGTGTCCCTCGTCGAGCAACGGCATCGTGGGCATCAAGCCGACGGTCGGACTGTGGAGCCGGGCCGGGGTCATCCCCATCTCCCATTCGCAGGACACGGCGGGACCCATGTGCCGGACCGTTCGCGACGCGGCCGCCCTGCTCGGCGCCTGCACGGGCGTGGACCCGCGAGATCCGGCCACCGCCGCGAGCGAGGGCCGCGCGCACGCCGACTATACACAGTTCCTCGACCCGGCCGGGCTTCAGGGCGCCCGCATCGGCGTCGTGCGCAGCTTCCCCGGCTTCGACCCGCGCGTGCTGGCGCTGTTCGACGAGGCGATTGAGGCCATGCGGGCCGAGGGCGCGGTCATCGTGGATCCGGCCAACATGGACGCGGCGGCGTGGAACGACCCTCTTTCGCTCGTGCTGTTGGAATACGAGTTCAAGGCCGGCCTCAACGCCTATCTCGCCGGCCTGGGTCCGGACGCACCGGTGAAGAGTCTGGCCGAAGTCATCGAGTTCAACGAGCGAAACGCCGAGCGGGAGATGCCGCATTTCTGCCAGGAGCGTCTGATTGCGTCCGAGTCCAGGGGGCCGCTCACGGACCCCGAATACTTGAACGCCGTCGCCACCATCCAGCGCGCGAACCGGGAAGATGGCATCGACCGGCTGGCGCGGGAGCACGACCTGGATGCGATCGTCGCTCCGACGCGCGATCTCCCGTGGCCGACCGACCACATCAAGGGGGACAGGCTCGACGGCGGATCGTCCGCCGCGCCCGCCGCGATCGCCGGCTATCCCGACATCACCGTGCCGATGGGCTTCGTGCGCGGACTCCCGGCGGGCGTCTCGTTCTTCGGGCCCGCCTGGACGGAGCCCACGCTGCTGCGGATCGCCTACGCCTACGAGCAGGCCACGAACCAGCGCCGTGCCCCGACGTTCGCTACGACCCTCGGCTGA
- a CDS encoding Uma2 family endonuclease yields the protein MSLPYITWQDALLMPEDGRRHEAVDGELYGTPAPSTRHQIVSGRLLTALGDILDDQGYGEMFITMTAVEFPETREGVMPDLMFVSNERRGIITENWLVGAPDLVIEITSPVTEDRDRGIKLDLYRRQGVREYWIVDPDRNVVDVWRFGEEPEEERFRTELPVRLGADQVGAVDLEVVFSRDLFRFREAVVHRSGRRRSVESGMMKPATIGADLETTPARSYDVSTMQIPSITWQDVQQMPDDGNRYEAIEGSSYMTPAPTFRHQRVSHRLGKALDEVLEQPGHGVVVPAPFGVEFPATGEGVQPDLLFVSNERRGLITNAGLTGAPDLVVEILSPSTASRDRGLKLRLYERQGVREYWVVDADENTVDAWRFAEDPQHERFAETLPVRLGTEEVGSIDLEAVFAPDL from the coding sequence ATGTCACTTCCCTACATCACCTGGCAGGATGCCCTCCTGATGCCGGAGGACGGACGTCGCCACGAAGCGGTCGATGGCGAGTTGTACGGCACGCCGGCTCCGAGCACGCGCCACCAGATTGTCAGCGGGCGTCTCCTCACGGCGCTGGGCGACATCCTGGACGATCAGGGATACGGCGAGATGTTCATCACCATGACGGCCGTCGAGTTCCCTGAGACGCGCGAAGGCGTCATGCCGGACCTCATGTTCGTGTCCAACGAACGGCGGGGGATCATCACGGAGAACTGGCTCGTCGGCGCACCGGACCTGGTGATCGAGATCACTTCTCCCGTGACGGAAGACCGGGATCGCGGGATCAAGCTCGACTTGTACAGGAGGCAGGGAGTTCGCGAGTACTGGATCGTCGATCCCGACCGGAACGTGGTCGACGTGTGGCGGTTCGGGGAGGAGCCGGAGGAAGAGCGCTTCAGGACGGAGCTACCCGTTCGGCTTGGGGCGGATCAGGTGGGCGCGGTCGACCTGGAGGTCGTTTTCTCGCGAGACCTGTTCCGGTTCCGCGAAGCGGTGGTCCACCGAAGCGGTAGGCGGCGCTCCGTTGAGAGCGGGATGATGAAGCCGGCGACCATAGGGGCGGACTTGGAGACGACTCCCGCCCGGAGCTATGATGTGTCGACCATGCAAATCCCCTCGATCACGTGGCAGGACGTCCAGCAGATGCCGGACGACGGCAATCGCTACGAGGCGATCGAGGGCAGTAGCTACATGACCCCCGCCCCGACGTTCCGTCATCAGCGCGTAAGCCACCGGCTCGGCAAGGCGCTCGACGAGGTTCTGGAACAACCCGGGCACGGGGTCGTAGTGCCCGCCCCCTTCGGCGTCGAGTTCCCCGCCACCGGAGAAGGTGTGCAGCCCGACCTGCTGTTTGTCTCCAACGAGCGGCGCGGACTCATCACGAACGCGGGGCTCACGGGCGCACCGGACCTCGTCGTCGAGATCCTCTCACCTTCCACCGCCAGCCGCGACCGGGGCCTCAAGCTCCGCCTCTACGAGCGTCAAGGCGTGCGCGAGTACTGGGTCGTGGATGCGGACGAGAACACCGTTGACGCGTGGCGGTTCGCGGAGGATCCCCAGCACGAACGCTTTGCGGAGACCCTCCCGGTCAGACTCGGAACCGAAGAGGTCGGCTCGATCGACCTGGAAGCCGTGTTCGCGCCGGACCTCTGA
- a CDS encoding cupin domain-containing protein, whose amino-acid sequence MKEAVNLEEKFGLLPDYWQPRVVAELNDYLFKIARVKGEFVWHDHADTDEAFFVLEGTLRIDLPDGAVEIGPGELYVVPRGVKHRPVAEEEVKLMLVEPRGVVNTGDERGGLTAESDVWI is encoded by the coding sequence ATGAAGGAAGCCGTCAACCTGGAGGAGAAGTTCGGCCTGCTGCCCGACTACTGGCAGCCGCGCGTCGTCGCCGAACTCAACGATTACCTGTTCAAGATCGCGCGGGTGAAGGGCGAGTTCGTGTGGCACGACCACGCGGATACGGACGAGGCGTTCTTCGTCCTCGAGGGCACCCTCCGCATCGACCTCCCGGACGGCGCCGTCGAGATCGGCCCCGGCGAACTCTACGTCGTCCCCCGCGGCGTGAAGCACCGCCCGGTCGCCGAGGAGGAGGTGAAGCTGATGCTCGTCGAACCCCGCGGCGTCGTGAACACCGGCGACGAACGCGGCGGCCTCACCGCCGAGTCGGACGTCTGGATCTGA
- a CDS encoding Uma2 family endonuclease, whose amino-acid sequence MPQSSTAPVTWLDAQRMPDDGNRYEVIGGKLYVTPAPSIRHHRITRRLFRALDPLLVKAERGELFWAPVGVEFPVTGEGVEPDLMFVSAERRGIVGKDWIRGAPDLVAEILSPSTARRDRSKKRDLYERHGVPEYWIVDPDANAVDVWRFGEDPEHERHTTTLPVRLGSERLGTIDLRDVFRPDS is encoded by the coding sequence ATGCCGCAATCCTCGACCGCACCCGTCACCTGGCTCGACGCCCAGCGAATGCCGGACGACGGCAACCGTTACGAGGTCATCGGGGGCAAGCTGTACGTGACCCCCGCACCCTCGATCCGCCACCACCGCATCACCAGACGGCTCTTCCGCGCCCTCGATCCTCTGCTCGTGAAGGCAGAACGCGGAGAGCTGTTCTGGGCACCCGTCGGGGTTGAGTTCCCGGTCACGGGCGAGGGAGTCGAGCCCGACCTGATGTTCGTGTCCGCCGAGCGGAGGGGGATCGTGGGGAAGGACTGGATCCGGGGCGCGCCCGATCTGGTGGCCGAGATCCTCTCCCCCTCCACGGCCCGCCGCGACCGGAGCAAGAAGCGGGACCTGTACGAGCGCCACGGCGTGCCCGAGTACTGGATCGTCGATCCGGACGCGAACGCCGTGGATGTGTGGCGCTTCGGTGAAGATCCCGAGCACGAGCGCCACACGACAACGCTCCCCGTGCGGCTCGGCTCGGAGCGCCTCGGCACCATCGATCTGCGGGACGTCTTCCGCCCCGACTCCTGA
- a CDS encoding FG-GAP-like repeat-containing protein: MTFLALIVGCGEAGAPVPEASLAEILATRGTADAALQQDRLEDARSDYQRLVEMAPAEAAGYAGLGLTALKAADYEAAEENLLEARERAPDDPELTLALATLRTETGDFGEARALLDETLAADPGHARSLWGLAEVEARAAGVDSDARADVLARLAAAAPGNLAALAALADAQLARGELDAALGTIESLRQVAPDFRPGPRAAFEAAEDALLDGDASTAIGQFADFRAAFEVTSPYQASLDELRQPGGPLAGVAALDFSFLVSLRVQEPEAVLASLRYTNASTLAGLVGILPAHDGTPPPATIATGDFDGDGDEDLLWSHSGIGRVLRIDLGRYVDTSGDLGTLDAGEAEAAAIWVDFDDDRRLDVWFAGRSPRAYHNDPAGGFREIALPSAATGEAGGAANDVFAADLDQDGDLDLFEPHTGANRLFRNNGDLTFAEMAVDFGLAGPADADTRDAAFGDLDNDRDLDIVLAEGSGGLRLLDNERAATFADRTDRLGAEGEAAAEEALAVAVGDVNGDGRLDIVAAGGDRVRLLHGSADDFALAATVPLNGLVPRDLLLVDFDNDGRLDLAVAGSPPGPASGVGFTTGPGLRLFRNEGNGRLVPADEFLPDVASGDFRDVRSFDYNEDGDADLLLLGGDGHPTLFRNDGGNANHYFRLDLAGLGEGSRKNNRFGIGARVEVRAGDLFQVHTVTDPTTLIGLDGRLKADVVRVYWPNGVPQDLYFPGTDQDLVEEQTLKGSCPMLYVWDGDGFEFVGDMMWKSALGMPLGILGGGQRAYAPAFPSQEYRRLPDGVLQPLDGEYVMQITEELWETIYVDGVNLVAVDHPSEIDVYVNEAFIPPAPIDLELWRVGERHAPVSATDENGRDHREALAERDFDYVSSFRPGRFQGIAEPHELILDLGPEAASGDVTLFLTGWIFPTDASINVAMGQSDALAPHFPELDVMGPGGEWQPAIPGLSFPSGKDKTVVADLRGLFPTDDRRVRIRTNLMVYWDEAFFTTGPAHPGAAEARVTSLAPRSADIHYRGFAREFRKGGRYGPHWFDYDSVTVEPRWHDLFGLYTRFGDVTDLVAEGDDRYVIQNAGDEITLRFDAEAFPALPEGWGRTFLIYSDGWVKDGDLNTATGDRVVPLPARTLSGYPPSPEEGRAEAPEAELADYLTRVIPPREDR; encoded by the coding sequence TTGACCTTCCTCGCGCTGATCGTTGGCTGCGGGGAGGCGGGGGCGCCCGTGCCGGAGGCTTCCTTGGCCGAGATTCTCGCCACGCGGGGGACGGCGGACGCGGCGCTTCAGCAGGACCGCCTGGAGGACGCACGGTCCGACTACCAGCGCCTCGTCGAGATGGCGCCGGCGGAGGCGGCGGGGTACGCGGGACTCGGCCTCACGGCGCTCAAGGCGGCGGACTACGAGGCGGCCGAGGAGAACCTTCTCGAGGCGCGCGAGCGGGCGCCGGACGATCCGGAGCTGACGCTGGCGCTCGCCACGCTGCGGACCGAGACGGGCGATTTCGGGGAGGCGCGGGCGCTGCTGGACGAGACGCTGGCGGCGGACCCGGGCCACGCGCGCAGCCTGTGGGGGTTGGCGGAGGTGGAGGCCCGGGCGGCGGGAGTGGACTCGGACGCCCGCGCGGACGTTCTGGCGCGCCTGGCGGCGGCCGCGCCGGGCAACCTGGCCGCCCTCGCCGCGCTCGCCGATGCGCAACTCGCGCGCGGCGAACTCGACGCCGCCCTGGGCACGATCGAGAGTCTGCGGCAGGTCGCCCCGGACTTCCGCCCCGGGCCGCGCGCGGCCTTCGAGGCCGCCGAAGATGCCCTCCTGGATGGCGACGCATCGACGGCGATCGGCCAATTCGCGGATTTCCGCGCGGCGTTCGAGGTCACCTCGCCCTACCAGGCGAGCCTCGACGAACTGAGGCAGCCGGGCGGCCCCCTCGCGGGCGTCGCCGCACTCGACTTCAGCTTCCTCGTCTCCCTCCGCGTCCAGGAGCCCGAGGCCGTGCTTGCCTCCCTCCGCTACACGAACGCGTCGACCCTCGCCGGGCTGGTGGGCATCCTGCCGGCGCACGACGGAACCCCTCCCCCCGCCACGATCGCAACGGGCGACTTCGATGGCGACGGCGACGAAGACCTTCTCTGGAGCCACAGCGGGATAGGGCGCGTCCTTCGCATCGACCTCGGCCGCTACGTGGACACCTCCGGTGATCTCGGCACCCTTGACGCGGGGGAGGCAGAGGCGGCGGCGATCTGGGTCGATTTCGACGACGATCGCCGTCTCGACGTGTGGTTCGCGGGGCGCTCGCCGCGCGCGTACCACAACGACCCAGCCGGAGGTTTCCGGGAGATCGCGCTCCCATCGGCTGCCACGGGGGAGGCGGGCGGCGCGGCCAATGACGTCTTCGCGGCGGATCTGGACCAGGACGGCGACCTCGACCTGTTCGAACCGCACACCGGTGCGAACCGCCTCTTCCGCAACAACGGCGACCTCACCTTCGCGGAGATGGCGGTCGACTTCGGACTCGCCGGCCCGGCGGACGCCGACACGCGCGACGCGGCCTTCGGGGACCTCGACAATGATCGCGATCTCGACATTGTCCTCGCGGAAGGCTCGGGCGGCCTCCGCCTGCTCGACAACGAGCGCGCGGCCACCTTCGCCGACCGCACCGACCGTCTCGGCGCGGAGGGCGAGGCGGCTGCGGAGGAAGCGCTGGCCGTGGCGGTCGGCGACGTGAACGGCGACGGCCGGCTCGATATCGTGGCCGCCGGAGGGGACCGCGTTCGCCTCCTGCACGGATCGGCCGACGATTTCGCGCTCGCGGCGACGGTGCCGCTGAACGGTCTCGTCCCGCGCGACCTGCTCCTGGTCGACTTCGACAACGACGGTCGGCTGGACCTCGCCGTCGCCGGCTCGCCCCCGGGTCCGGCCTCGGGCGTTGGCTTCACGACTGGCCCCGGGTTGCGGCTCTTCCGCAATGAAGGGAATGGGCGCCTCGTGCCGGCCGACGAGTTTCTCCCCGATGTTGCCTCGGGAGATTTCCGTGATGTCCGTTCGTTCGATTACAACGAGGACGGCGACGCCGACCTTCTCCTCCTCGGTGGTGACGGGCACCCAACCCTCTTCCGTAACGACGGCGGGAACGCGAACCACTACTTCCGACTCGACCTCGCGGGACTCGGCGAGGGAAGCCGCAAGAACAACCGCTTCGGGATCGGGGCGCGCGTCGAGGTGCGGGCCGGAGACCTCTTCCAGGTCCACACCGTCACGGACCCCACCACCCTCATCGGCCTCGACGGCCGCCTGAAGGCCGATGTCGTCCGCGTGTACTGGCCGAACGGCGTCCCGCAGGACCTCTACTTCCCGGGCACGGACCAGGACCTCGTCGAGGAGCAGACGCTCAAGGGTTCGTGCCCCATGCTCTACGTGTGGGACGGCGACGGGTTCGAGTTCGTGGGCGACATGATGTGGAAGAGCGCGCTCGGCATGCCCCTCGGCATCCTCGGCGGCGGCCAGCGCGCCTACGCCCCCGCCTTCCCCTCGCAGGAGTACCGGCGCCTCCCCGACGGCGTGCTCCAGCCGCTGGACGGCGAGTACGTGATGCAGATCACCGAGGAACTGTGGGAGACGATCTACGTGGACGGCGTGAACCTCGTCGCCGTCGACCATCCCTCCGAGATCGACGTGTACGTGAACGAGGCCTTCATCCCCCCCGCGCCCATCGACCTCGAACTGTGGCGGGTGGGCGAACGGCACGCCCCGGTCTCGGCCACGGACGAGAACGGACGCGATCACCGCGAGGCGCTCGCCGAACGCGACTTCGACTACGTCTCGTCCTTCCGCCCCGGCCGCTTCCAGGGGATCGCCGAGCCGCACGAACTCATCCTCGACCTCGGCCCCGAGGCCGCGTCCGGCGATGTCACCCTCTTCCTCACCGGTTGGATTTTCCCCACCGACGCAAGCATCAACGTGGCGATGGGCCAGTCGGACGCTCTCGCGCCGCACTTCCCGGAACTCGACGTGATGGGCCCCGGCGGCGAGTGGCAGCCCGCCATCCCCGGCCTGAGCTTCCCGTCGGGCAAGGACAAGACGGTCGTCGCCGACCTGCGCGGTCTCTTCCCGACGGACGACCGAAGAGTGCGAATCCGCACGAACCTCATGGTCTACTGGGACGAGGCCTTCTTCACGACCGGCCCCGCCCACCCGGGTGCGGCCGAGGCGCGCGTGACGTCGCTGGCGCCCCGGAGCGCGGACATCCACTATCGCGGTTTCGCGCGCGAGTTCAGGAAGGGCGGCCGCTACGGCCCGCACTGGTTCGACTACGATTCCGTCACGGTCGAGCCCCGCTGGCACGACCTGTTCGGCCTCTACACCCGCTTCGGCGACGTGACCGACCTCGTGGCCGAGGGCGACGACCGCTACGTGATCCAGAACGCCGGCGACGAGATCACCCTCCGCTTCGATGCCGAGGCGTTTCCCGCGCTGCCCGAGGGCTGGGGGCGCACCTTCCTCATCTACTCCGACGGCTGGGTGAAGGACGGCGACCTCAACACCGCCACCGGCGACCGCGTCGTACCCCTCCCGGCCCGAACGCTGTCCGGCTATCCGCCGTCCCCCGAGGAAGGACGCGCCGAAGCCCCCGAAGCGGAACTCGCCGACTACCTCACCCGCGTGATCCCGCCCCGGGAGGACCGATGA
- a CDS encoding choice-of-anchor B family protein, producing MTPSSPARLAAALRPATPQPALLFVIACAAAVFAGTPVAGQSGSFGHSVLIHEGELLVAEPTTNFRPGAVYVYTRGEEGWMESGVIRGPDPEIADGFGTVLAAAGDHLFVGMRGTGIQIFGRGEGGGWVWRDAITADEVRGLSPDCRFDGYCGTDFGLALAAEGEWLMVGTPDPADGPGGGGPDVRDDAGAAGTIHAYRRGADGRWTKRTELRPSGGGPGDRFGAVVAFTERGLLVGAPGWGPRIEGGGEARGESREGTGRVYRFDLSGDGWTETGSIGSAEGAGSGFGIALSAEGDRLLIGAPGADADRGAVLVYAWEVGSGSWVAEERIVLEGGAEGDRFGAAVAFSGPDVWVGAPTERENETGAVLVYEAEADGTLPRRPRRIALPREETVERDRFGGLVVADGALAAVGAPGMHHQSGSVHLFEDSGPGWAAAGMLASAPDALEPMVGEERRCVEGSVGPFDCSEVELLAFIPNSILRAEGSARGVRANDNWGWTDRETGREYALVGRNDGTSFIDLSDPTRPVLVGDLPKPDGTPPSQLWRDIKTYKDHAFIVADGAGDHGMQVFDLTRLRDVAPGDMPALFEPDVHYRGVASSHNIVINEETGFAYAVGSGAGRESCGGGLHMIDINDPRNPEFVGCFQEDGGTHDAQCVLYRGPDERYEGREICLNSNGRYFQIADVTDKENPYAVSRATSPNAAYIHQGWLTPDHRYFYQDDESDVISGAVETTRTLIWDLSDLEDPVLVNQFMGSLPASAHNLYLKDGFAYQANYRYGLHVLDISDPVNPREVGFFDTAPYQEGPGFGGAWSTYPFFESGTIIVTSMREGLFVLRKRVRPVS from the coding sequence ATGACCCCATCGAGCCCCGCGCGCCTCGCCGCCGCCCTCCGTCCCGCCACGCCGCAGCCCGCCCTGCTCTTCGTGATCGCGTGCGCCGCCGCCGTCTTCGCCGGCACTCCGGTCGCGGGCCAGTCGGGCTCGTTCGGCCACTCGGTGCTGATCCACGAAGGCGAGCTCCTCGTAGCCGAGCCGACCACCAACTTCCGCCCCGGTGCCGTGTATGTGTACACAAGAGGAGAGGAGGGGTGGATGGAGTCCGGCGTGATTCGCGGGCCGGACCCCGAGATCGCCGATGGCTTTGGCACGGTGCTGGCCGCCGCCGGCGACCATCTCTTCGTCGGCATGCGCGGGACCGGCATCCAGATCTTCGGGCGTGGCGAGGGCGGCGGATGGGTATGGCGGGACGCGATCACGGCCGATGAGGTCCGCGGTCTTTCACCGGACTGCCGCTTCGACGGCTATTGCGGGACCGACTTCGGATTGGCGCTGGCGGCGGAGGGCGAGTGGCTGATGGTGGGCACGCCCGACCCGGCCGATGGTCCGGGCGGAGGAGGGCCGGACGTCCGGGACGATGCCGGTGCGGCGGGCACGATCCACGCGTACCGGCGCGGCGCCGACGGCCGGTGGACGAAGCGGACGGAGTTGCGCCCTTCGGGCGGCGGCCCGGGCGACCGCTTCGGAGCGGTGGTGGCCTTCACGGAACGCGGCTTGCTCGTCGGTGCTCCGGGCTGGGGTCCGCGGATCGAGGGAGGCGGCGAGGCCCGGGGCGAGAGCCGCGAGGGGACGGGCCGCGTCTACCGCTTCGACCTGAGTGGGGACGGCTGGACGGAAACCGGATCGATAGGGTCGGCGGAAGGCGCGGGCTCCGGCTTCGGTATCGCGCTCTCCGCAGAGGGCGACCGGCTTCTGATCGGCGCGCCGGGCGCGGACGCCGATCGCGGGGCGGTCCTCGTGTACGCCTGGGAGGTCGGCTCCGGTTCGTGGGTGGCCGAGGAGCGGATAGTGCTCGAAGGCGGCGCAGAGGGCGACCGCTTCGGCGCGGCGGTCGCCTTCTCCGGACCCGACGTGTGGGTGGGCGCGCCAACGGAGCGCGAGAACGAGACCGGTGCCGTCCTGGTCTACGAGGCCGAAGCGGACGGCACCCTTCCCCGGCGGCCGCGCCGCATCGCCCTCCCTCGCGAAGAGACGGTGGAGCGCGACCGTTTCGGCGGACTGGTGGTCGCGGACGGAGCGCTCGCGGCGGTTGGAGCGCCCGGCATGCACCATCAGTCGGGCTCCGTCCACCTCTTCGAGGACAGCGGCCCCGGCTGGGCGGCGGCGGGCATGCTCGCAAGCGCCCCCGATGCCCTCGAGCCCATGGTCGGCGAGGAGCGCCGCTGCGTGGAGGGCAGCGTCGGCCCCTTCGATTGCAGCGAAGTCGAGCTGCTCGCGTTCATTCCCAACTCCATTCTGCGGGCCGAGGGCAGCGCCCGGGGCGTCCGCGCCAACGACAACTGGGGGTGGACCGACCGAGAGACCGGGCGCGAGTACGCGCTGGTGGGACGCAACGACGGCACCTCGTTCATCGACCTGTCGGATCCCACCCGTCCGGTCCTGGTCGGCGATCTGCCCAAACCCGACGGCACGCCCCCGTCGCAGCTGTGGCGCGACATCAAGACGTACAAGGACCACGCCTTCATCGTGGCCGACGGAGCGGGCGACCACGGCATGCAGGTCTTCGACCTCACCCGCCTGCGCGACGTGGCGCCCGGCGACATGCCCGCGCTCTTCGAGCCCGACGTCCACTACCGTGGGGTGGCGAGCTCGCACAACATCGTGATCAACGAGGAAACCGGGTTCGCCTACGCGGTGGGCAGCGGCGCGGGGCGCGAATCCTGCGGCGGCGGTCTTCACATGATCGACATCAACGATCCCCGGAATCCCGAGTTCGTTGGGTGCTTTCAGGAGGACGGCGGCACCCACGACGCGCAGTGCGTGCTCTATCGGGGTCCCGACGAACGATACGAGGGGCGCGAGATTTGCCTCAACTCGAACGGACGGTACTTTCAGATCGCCGACGTGACCGACAAGGAGAACCCCTACGCGGTGTCTCGCGCGACGTCACCCAATGCCGCCTACATCCACCAGGGCTGGCTCACTCCCGATCACCGCTACTTCTATCAGGACGACGAGTCTGACGTGATCTCCGGCGCGGTCGAAACCACGCGGACATTGATTTGGGACTTGAGCGACCTGGAGGATCCGGTGCTTGTCAACCAGTTCATGGGCTCGCTTCCCGCCAGTGCCCACAATCTCTACCTGAAGGACGGCTTCGCGTATCAGGCCAACTACCGCTACGGCCTCCACGTGCTCGACATCTCCGATCCCGTGAACCCGCGCGAAGTGGGCTTCTTCGACACGGCCCCGTATCAGGAGGGTCCGGGCTTCGGCGGGGCGTGGAGCACGTATCCGTTCTTCGAGAGCGGCACCATTATCGTCACGAGCATGCGCGAGGGGCTCTTCGTGCTCAGGAAGAGGGTGCGGCCGGTAAGTTAG